The Cryptomeria japonica chromosome 2, Sugi_1.0, whole genome shotgun sequence region ATGTAAAGTTCGTAAGTCTCTATCTCAATTGAATTATCATAATTTGTAGACATTCAATATGGGCTATAATTCTAATCTTGGATATGTATATTTATGTTCTCTTTTTTGTCAAAAGTATTAATATATATGTTCTCAAAATAATTGATTCTCGACCATTGCATTCCTATGAGACATGTTATCTCAGGTCAATTATAAAATAAGGTCAATTTTAAGATTGTACTATAGAACAGTAGATGACAAAAAAACTATTCAAATATCATATAtgataattttgatatatataactTTTTTTTTGTTTATCAAATATAAATGATGATATAATTAATTCTCTTTAAAGTGAATGATTTAATATAGAAAGGAATTGCAATGTGTTGGATTGGAAAACTATACATCCAAAATCCTAGAGGATGCACACAAAAGATATAAGACCAAAAGATGTATTTTGATTGATattgattcaaaaaaaaattgtgattaAGTTATAAAGATTTAAGTGAAAAGTAGAAGTAATAGAAAATTCTCCATACTTCTGGCAATGTAGAGCAAACGACAATTCTCTTAGAAAacaatatactaaaattgaaaaGAAATGATGTTATATAATAATTGTTAAAAAAACCATATCTTTTATATATActcttaaaaaaaatatttagtaCTTGTTATATTAGTTCATTACAAAATATACTTAATAATATCTACTAATAAAGATAATAGATTTCATTATCATCTAGGAAATTAAACACATTTATATCTATTTAAGTGTTTTTTCTTATATGCAACTTGAATTCTAAATTATAATATTGAGAAATCTCTTATAAGATTTAGTAGAAATGAAGAGCATGAGTCATGCATATTATTAGGACATAATCTACTATAAAATAGAAGAAggtaaaataaaaattttgataatattttggtCATTTAAAACATTCAATATAAATGCATATTCAATAGGATAAAAAATATAAGAAAGAGAAAGACATTTAGatacacacaaaaaataaaaataatatatgtaCATGTATCAAAAGAGATAcataagaaatgaaaaaaaaacaaaaaatgtttttcaaatatCTATGTATGCTTGAAGAAATTACATGCACAAGctttaaaaaaattattcttaaaattttcaaaaaatatatattactaTGTCACCAACTAAATAATATTgtcaacaagtaaaacaaatgttAATTTAGGGACAACATATTATCTCCAATATTTAAACATTTTTTTGCATGGAGATATAAATCATAAAGGGATATCTACAAGACTATAAATTTGCATAGTAACTAAAAATAATCCATCAACTATATCAagaaatattatctttcattcagTAACCTAAATTAGAACTAGACAATCCTATAGAAAACATTCCCAAAGGATAGTTTTGCTCAGTTACTAATTCCTTTCACATATGAGAAAATCATATATATAATAGTTAATTATGTTCGAATTAAAgtgccatctaccttgtaaatcctatgacatggttccaacatccttagaGAGTTTCCTGaggcacttaggatgtattggaaaaataatttgtaatatttaattctcaccattatttgtaatacattcataagaggTGATGGGTTACACTAGTAGCGGTAAAAGTAGGTTGTGAACACAAATATGTAATATTGTTTTCTCCACTTATGGATGTTTAGAATAATATATTTAATGAATTAAGAAATTGGAAAAAGAGTGACCTATGGGATTCTCCAAGTAGGAGTATGGAAGAGGCAACAGGCGTCTCTTGGTTTCcagtcatttattacatttaatgtaatgtttatcttgtaaGTATTGGTGTTCATGTTGGAGGGAAGGTATTGGAAGCTAAACCAATGTCTTTTCTAGCTCCATCATAGCATTCCAAGGGTTTTGTTCCTGAGTAATGAACAATCTTCTTTGGGAACCTTTATTTttggttttggagctcttgccattctataaatATAGCCTTTTGGGTGTAGACTTGAACGGTTGAGTGTAGTTTTTTCTATAGGAATGAATGATGAATGGGAGGGATAAGGAGGTTGTCCACATGTACATAGGTGCTGCAATGGTGGaggaaaagagaagaaaggaagtgATTGCACTGTAAGCACTTTTATTGTTGTTAAAAGaagcttgtcctctcttcttggaGTTTCCCTGcaagggtttgtccatgtaaatCCTATGTTATGTGTGAATGTTATGTTGTTTATCTATGCCTTACTTATTTTATCTTGTgcttatattaattaatatttatttctattataagttcacataagataagATTATTAAGCATGGTTAACAAGTTGATTTTTGACATCATAAAGAAGGATCTAATCATAGGTTTTCCACAATTAAGACAAGTTAATTTTCAAACTTCATATgagttttagattttcatgttgCTCCTATCCAAGCCTTGAACAtgataatttgattaatttattggatagagattaatcttcacaatctttggtattgaacttgTTTCTTTCCCAGCATTTGGTCTCAGAGCTGAAGGTTATTGATTTTGGGTATtcctctatttttggtttcttagcTTGGCAAGCTTGTGGGAATCATTTAGAAGGAATtcgaggttgttggaaagattttGGAGCTTCAATGAATGTTGTGTGAGATAACTTTGTTTTGCAGGCTTGTGAGATTGGAAACAATGGATATTGTAAATGTCATCTATTTTGGGAATTTGAATCTCATGCTTATGGATCTTCATGATGGTATGTATGTATCCTCTTGTTTGGCTATTTTGTTCCTTTACCTTGTGGTCATGTGTAGTGAGAAGTTGTTCAAGTTGGATGAGTATGGACATCCTGGTCACATGGAGGTTCACCAACTGTTTGGACTACAAAATGGGGTGTCTATGTTGCATTCATGGGTCTATCTCATGGTTACATAAAGTCACTAGAAGATAAGCCTCTAACCTATTTGAGAGTTATGGAGCTAATATGTTTCATATGGCTCAATCTCTTGGATAAGTTTCCTTTCCTTTCTTAGATTGCAATGATCTCTTATTTTTAGCTATTGGGTTTTGTTGATCTATGGTATTTCCATTGTTcatatgatgtttatatgtttaAACAAATTTTTTAGATTTATAGAGATGGTTTTGTAGGTTTTATATGCTAACTAAAATCAGGTTTAACatgtattatgaataattattCAATTTTATTTCTCATTAGTATTGAGAAATAAATGAAAACAAGTGTTCATTAGAAATCAATTTATTATAAGAACCAAAAAAAACTATTTAGAGTACGAAAAAATGATTGGGTCTTTTCTCATAAAACGAGTTTTTAGTAGTAATAATTATTTGGCTAGCATTGTTCACTTGGGATCTCCTTCTATATATTGTAATGCTATTGGTTTTGTATTTACAACTAAGTTCCATGCTTCTTTTGGTACTAGAGCTCTTATTGTATAGAGGTATACGATTTAATGTGCTCTATCATCCATGCGGTTGTTTTTTGGGGGAAGGTCTTGGAAGTTGAAAAATGTTTCTTAGAAAGGTCTAATATGTAAATTTGATCAATTGTGGCATTGTCTTAGTGAACTTAACCGTTAGATTTCAAACCAATAGTAACCTACTAGagaaggaaaattgaattttgccCTTACAAAAAGGGTTTCTTTGTTGTTCCTTTTTATTCTATTGAAGATTGGGAGGTTGTCTTTGATGTTCATTTATGGTTTGGGGGCTCTCATGCCTTCTTATTCAAACTCTGGGATCCCTTCTTAAACCCCTTTATGGAATCTTTCAATGTGTTGCTTAATTGAATTCACATTCGTAATCTTCCCTTTCATTTTTGATACAAATATAACTATGTGACTGTTGGTAATTTAGTGTGTTGCTTAATCAAAGTAGACAACAGTGCTACAAACTTCATACAAACCAGCTTTGCCTCCAATTTATTTGATTGAATTGAATATATTTAAACCTCTACCTTCAAAAGTTGTTTTACATATTTTAGATCATTCGTACAGTCAACCTTTCGATTATGGAGGCATCCTATTTCTTTGGAGGTGTTACTTTGCCGGGTGTTCCTTTGCCATGAGTCATTTAGACCTATTCTATCTtaccttatgaccatacttgtaaATGATCAGAACCCTTATTCTCATTTATCTAATAAACAACGTTAACACTTACTCCAAATATATTCAATTTGTTTAAAAGTATTCAACACATTCCAAGTAATTAAGCGGGCAGCCAGGAAAGAATAAAAAATGAGATAAATTTATGTCGTCAGATATTACGCCATTATAAGATGATCAGTAACTCTAAGCGGAAGATGGTAAACGTATTCAGTTTCTCTTCAATAACATAACAAACACATTGGAAGACTGAATGAAGCGTGCTGGGCACGCGATAAAAAAACCACCACTCAGACCGCAGGCAAAGTGCTGTCGCCTCTAAGATTTTATTTCGCACATGAACACTTGAATATGAAAGTCGTTTCCATACGTGCTCAACAAAGTCGCCCATTGATAAGTGTAAGCGAATACTTCCGCAGCCTCTAGAAGGATTTTACTGTGGACTGGaatatttgaatttgaaagatGTTTCCCTACGTGCTTTCGGTTATAAATAAGGGCCAATATCGGCTTTCAGTATTAAGAACATTATAACTGACTTGATCAGTCTTGGACCATAAGTTCATAAATGATGGCTTTCTGGAGTTATATGAGAATGTTTGGCTTGTTTCTATTGTTGTGGCTTGTAAATTTGGGAGGCCGAGCTGCGCTTGTGGCATACTCGTCACAAAATGCAACTGCACTAGCGTTCACCTCATGTCTGAGTGGAAACGGTATCGAAAACGTGACGTTCAAAAGCTCTTCTTCATCAAGCAACTATTATTCGCTCCTCGAATTCTCTCTGCAGAATCTGCGCTATGCGGAAGAAAGCGTGCCGAAGCTATACGCTTTTATTGTCCCGGAGAGCAGAGACCAACTGCACAAGTCAGTGCAGTGATCCATACAACACGGCTGGCAGATCGTGATGCGCAGTGGAGGGCACAGCTATGAGGGTCTCTCCTCTACTTCTGAGGCTCCCAATTTCGTCATCATCGATGTCATGAAATTTGAAAGAGTTGAGGTGGATATGAAATCAAAGACGGCTTGGGTGGAGTCCGGTGCAACTTTGGGCCAACTCTACTCTGCCATTGCAAACAAGACTTCGCTCTACGGTTTCCCTGCGGGAGTCTGCCGGACAGTAGGCGTGGGGACTTTGAGTGGAGGTGGGCTTGGGTTACTCGCAAGGAAATATGGCGTCTCGGCAGACCACGTTATGGATGCCTGCTTGTGGACGCCAATGGCAACTTGGTGGACAGAAAGGGGATGGGGGAAGATGTCTTCTGGGCCCTCCGAGGCGGCGGTGGAGGGAGCTGGGGCGTGGTTGTGGCGTGGCAGATAAGGCTTGTCAAAGTGCCTCCATGTCAACAGGACGGGAAACGATAACGTGACAGAGCTTGTAGAACGATGGCAATCTGTTGAACCGTTTGCCCCCGAGGATCTCTATATCCGTGTCTTTGTGTTCGGAGGAAGTCCTGTTAGCCTTAAATTCAATGGAATGTATTTGGGTCGTTTACCTCAACTCCTCAAACTGCTGAATGAGATCTTTCCTGAGATGGGTCTGGTCGCCGCCGATTGTAACGAGACAGACTGGATCGGCTCGGTCATCTCGACTGCTGTGGCCAACGGATATTCTGCCGACCTCCTCAACAGATATCTTTCCACCAAAAGGTACTTCAAGAATAAGTCCGATTATGTGAAAAGCGCTATCTCTTCATCGGGCCTACAGGAAGCATGGAAGATTATGGAAGAGAAGCCCGACAGCCAAATGATATTGGCTCCCTTTGGAGGCGTAATGAATAGGATACCATCCACTCGGATTCCCTTCCCCCAACGAGCAGGCTATTTATACGAAATTCAGTATGTACTCAACTGTGACGACGGTTCCGAAGATGCATAGTCTTTGGCTTGGATGGGAAAACTGTACGAATATATGACTCATTATGTTTCAAAATCTCCCAGAGCTGCTTACGTCAACTACATAGACCTCGACTTGGGCCATGCATCTGCTAATGGAACCTCCACCGTACAACAAGCAAAGGCGTGGGGCGAAAAGTATTTTGATGTGAATTTCTTCAGGCTGGTGCATGTGAAGACTAAATTCGATCCCAACAATATTTTCAAGAATGCTCAGAGCATTCCCCCGCTCAGTCAGAGTAGATTTATTTCTCTTTCTTAGATTTCAATATTCATTTCCATAGAAGATAGAAACTCTCGCCCTTAGGAATTAAATTCATTAATAAATCGACACAACTATTCTCTGAATAGTGAATGTGCCTCCAATAATGATGTAATAATGTAATATTGGATAGAATATATATTCCTCTTAGCTTTTCATTTGCATTTAACTAGTGTATAGAATCCTACAATATGGtattttaataaatttgatttgaaaatataaacattcattcattgtttaatgatattggatttaattatggatattattttaataaatttcagTTAAAATATAAACATATATTAAATTGTTTATCGatattggatttaattttgaatattattttaatcaattttggttaaaatataaatatatatttattgattGTTAATATCCGATTTAATTATGAATactttttttgataaatttttaatAGTATCGTGAATACTTCAAGTGATATATTTATGTGTGTAAATGTATATGAGAATAAAATACTatcttttaaaatataaatataaattatttttacgTTAATCTTGTATACTGTATGCAAGTAAGATCTCATCTTCTAAAAGATGATTGCAAATAACTTGTGTATTGTTTATATAAAATATATGGAACTAAATTCacatctcttttatatatatataattaaatttgcaTCTCTTTAATGACCAacataaatcatatttattatCTTTAcgtaaaatatacaaaaaaaaattctcatttctTAAAAGACCAATAAAAGACTTTTTTTATATTCTTTATGTTTAATATATGAAAGCATAATTTACTCTTCTCCAAGACCAACACAAATA contains the following coding sequences:
- the LOC131859657 gene encoding berberine bridge enzyme-like D-2, with translation MKFERVEVDMKSKTAWVESGATLGQLYSAIANKTSLYGFPAGVCRTVGVGTLSGGGLGLLARKYGVSADHVMDACLWTPMATWWTERGWGKMSSGPSEAAVEGAGAWTGNDNVTELVERWQSVEPFAPEDLYIRVFVFGGSPVSLKFNGMYLGRLPQLLKLLNEIFPEMGLVAADCNETDWIGSVISTAVANGYSADLLNRYLSTKRYFKNKSDYVKSAISSSGLQEAWKIMEEKPDSQMILAPFGGVMNRIPSTRIPFPQRAGYLYEIQYVLNCDDGSEDA